From one Tsukamurella tyrosinosolvens genomic stretch:
- a CDS encoding phage major capsid protein has protein sequence MAPQTPATVPTLLNDTVSQIVVQPLEAASVVLAAGPKIFDTSSQLRVPRIATTTSPGFVAPGGTIPDAAPGFDEITLLPPALKSLKTLTRLTNEAIRQTVVGLDSIVRQRITTDLANSLDIALLTGAGTANTIKGLVNQSGVQALAADPAVPDTFLTALSLLRAQEVKPSHIFISPADYFAIRALKDADNRYLITTDATADGFERLFGVPLVITSRLATGKAVALDIQYVAVARDLAPSVSLDTSRYFDTDESAIRVVARFDIGLLQPKAVVVITKA, from the coding sequence ATGGCTCCCCAGACCCCCGCCACCGTCCCCACTCTGCTCAACGACACGGTCTCGCAGATCGTCGTCCAGCCGCTCGAAGCCGCGTCCGTCGTGCTCGCCGCCGGCCCGAAGATCTTCGACACCAGCAGCCAGCTCCGCGTGCCCCGCATCGCGACCACCACCAGCCCCGGCTTCGTCGCCCCCGGCGGCACCATCCCCGACGCCGCCCCCGGCTTCGACGAGATCACCCTCCTGCCGCCCGCCCTCAAGTCCCTCAAGACGCTCACGCGCCTGACGAACGAGGCGATCCGGCAGACCGTCGTCGGCCTCGACTCCATCGTGCGGCAGCGGATCACCACCGACCTCGCCAACAGCCTCGACATCGCACTGCTCACCGGCGCCGGCACCGCGAACACCATCAAGGGCCTGGTCAACCAGAGCGGTGTGCAGGCCCTCGCCGCCGACCCCGCCGTGCCGGACACGTTCCTCACGGCCCTGTCGCTGCTGCGCGCCCAGGAGGTCAAGCCCAGCCACATCTTCATCAGCCCGGCCGACTACTTCGCTATCCGTGCCCTCAAGGACGCCGACAACAGGTACTTGATCACCACCGACGCCACCGCCGACGGCTTCGAGCGCCTGTTCGGCGTGCCGCTGGTCATCACCAGCCGCCTCGCCACCGGCAAGGCCGTCGCCCTCGACATCCAGTACGTCGCCGTCGCCCGCGACCTCGCCCCATCGGTGTCCCTGGACACCTCGCGGTACTTCGACACCGACGAGTCCGCGATCCGTGTCGTCGCCCGCTTCGACATCGGCCTGCTGCAGCCCAAGGCCGTCGTCGTCATCACCAAGGCGTAA
- the istB gene encoding IS21-like element helper ATPase IstB, giving the protein MTATANKNQTNALAPSLRRRGGLTEEAALAAVDQACRRLRLPTVRSMIDQHLTAAAKQQLSYQGFLAELLLAEVDDRDRRSTVRRVKAAGFPREKWLADFDFDANPDIEPATIHQLATGDWIRHGLPLCLIGDSGTGKSHLLIGLGTAAAEQGFRVRYTLATKLVNELVEAADEKQLAKTINRYGRVDLLIIDELGYMELDRRGAELLFQVLTEREEKNSVAIASNQSFSGWTDTFTDPRLCAAIVDRLTYRGTIIETGTHSYRLAHTEAAATAG; this is encoded by the coding sequence ATGACCGCAACCGCCAATAAGAACCAGACGAATGCGCTGGCCCCGTCGTTGCGCCGCCGGGGCGGCCTCACCGAAGAAGCCGCCCTCGCCGCCGTTGACCAGGCCTGCCGGCGCCTACGCCTGCCGACAGTGCGGTCGATGATCGACCAGCACCTCACCGCCGCCGCCAAGCAGCAATTGTCCTACCAGGGGTTCCTCGCCGAACTCCTGCTCGCCGAAGTCGACGACCGGGACCGCCGCTCCACTGTTCGCCGCGTCAAAGCCGCGGGGTTCCCGCGGGAGAAGTGGCTGGCGGACTTCGACTTCGACGCCAACCCCGACATCGAACCCGCCACCATCCACCAGCTCGCCACCGGCGACTGGATCCGCCACGGACTGCCGCTCTGCCTCATCGGCGACTCCGGAACCGGCAAATCCCATCTGCTGATCGGATTGGGAACCGCTGCCGCCGAGCAAGGCTTTAGAGTCCGCTACACCCTCGCCACCAAACTAGTGAACGAGCTGGTCGAGGCCGCTGACGAGAAGCAGCTCGCGAAGACCATCAACCGCTACGGCCGCGTTGACCTGCTCATCATCGACGAGCTCGGCTACATGGAACTCGATCGCCGCGGCGCCGAACTGCTCTTCCAAGTCCTCACCGAACGCGAAGAGAAGAACAGCGTCGCGATCGCTTCCAACCAGTCCTTCTCCGGCTGGACAGACACCTTCACCGACCCACGACTCTGCGCCGCGATCGTCGACCGGCTCACCTACCGCGGCACCATCATCGAAACCGGCACTCACAGCTACCGCCTGGCTCACACCGAAGCAGCAGCTACCGCGGGCTAA
- a CDS encoding antitoxin VbhA family protein produces the protein MISEREILRRIRTVESVRRSTELEGGRSTDALRADQADYILGRITAAELGARTRRRYGIDPR, from the coding sequence GTGATCAGCGAACGGGAGATCCTCCGTCGGATCCGCACCGTCGAATCGGTTCGGCGGAGCACGGAGCTGGAAGGCGGGCGGAGTACCGACGCGCTGCGCGCGGATCAGGCCGACTACATCCTCGGGCGCATCACCGCCGCGGAACTCGGTGCACGCACACGCCGCCGGTACGGGATCGATCCTCGTTGA
- a CDS encoding DUF7373 family lipoprotein encodes MERGGRGLLSVLVALTLGAAACSSEVAGTPVTDESSKLSGLDTGNYATQPRTDVTTAAKPRDAWYQVGLTIGDRVVNPREVAGDLSLGVKPGGSMSVIVPNDFFAGATTVFRPQQQAALNSVPLQAGFVAALGGRSTAGTSGSGLDRVVRTAIVRYADEATARKALDALVAASGFGTSPQRPPVADARYVVAGNFSTGQSQVTSVAPVGNLLAIGSATVKGEDAAFALADKALALQVAKARTLEQPPNPSTTDGIPSVRMDVAGVMRRTIKAQGPALYPLHDTTPGFGLYTGYRTPYVQGLLDGNAEAIENRFGIDWIGATPVGAVSRFPDSARAEQWFQFQSGQGGAIEDVPGVPATSAACWKAQRYTDQGSGGQAELADYTRCAVKVGKYGSSVTAATAAQAKQAAAASYSIMVRAGD; translated from the coding sequence ATGGAACGGGGAGGGCGGGGCCTGCTGTCGGTGCTGGTCGCACTTACGCTGGGCGCTGCGGCGTGCTCAAGTGAGGTTGCCGGGACGCCAGTAACGGATGAGTCGTCGAAGCTCAGCGGTCTCGATACTGGCAACTACGCGACTCAGCCGCGCACAGACGTCACAACGGCGGCCAAACCTCGTGATGCCTGGTATCAGGTCGGGCTTACCATCGGCGATCGGGTTGTGAATCCTCGTGAAGTCGCGGGCGACCTCAGCTTGGGCGTGAAGCCGGGCGGGTCGATGTCGGTGATCGTTCCCAATGACTTCTTCGCCGGTGCAACGACGGTGTTCCGCCCGCAGCAACAAGCAGCTCTGAACAGCGTGCCCCTTCAAGCGGGATTCGTCGCGGCGCTGGGCGGGCGTAGTACCGCCGGCACATCTGGATCCGGACTGGACAGAGTTGTACGGACGGCCATCGTCCGATACGCGGATGAGGCGACCGCACGAAAAGCCTTAGACGCTCTCGTCGCCGCGAGCGGATTCGGAACGTCTCCTCAACGCCCTCCTGTAGCCGATGCGCGATACGTCGTGGCAGGCAACTTTTCGACAGGGCAATCACAGGTCACCAGCGTTGCGCCCGTCGGCAACTTGCTGGCCATCGGCTCGGCGACCGTCAAAGGAGAAGATGCCGCGTTCGCGTTGGCAGACAAGGCGCTGGCACTCCAAGTTGCGAAAGCCCGAACCCTGGAGCAGCCACCCAATCCGTCGACCACCGACGGCATACCGTCCGTGAGGATGGACGTCGCTGGAGTGATGCGGCGGACGATCAAGGCACAGGGGCCCGCGTTGTATCCGTTGCACGACACGACACCCGGGTTCGGTCTATACACCGGGTACAGGACTCCCTACGTCCAAGGGCTGCTGGACGGAAACGCCGAGGCGATCGAGAACAGATTCGGAATCGACTGGATCGGCGCCACACCGGTCGGGGCGGTCTCGCGTTTCCCGGACTCTGCGCGCGCCGAGCAGTGGTTCCAGTTCCAATCCGGTCAAGGTGGCGCGATCGAAGATGTGCCTGGTGTCCCCGCCACATCGGCGGCGTGCTGGAAGGCTCAGCGGTACACCGACCAAGGCAGCGGAGGCCAAGCAGAGCTCGCGGACTACACGCGATGCGCGGTCAAGGTCGGTAAGTACGGGAGTTCGGTCACTGCGGCGACCGCCGCTCAAGCGAAGCAGGCTGCGGCCGCCTCGTACTCGATCATGGTGCGCGCCGGCGACTGA
- a CDS encoding site-specific integrase, which translates to MATIERYELKRGPARDRGRYMVRYRRPSGVQTTKRGFRTRREAESYLATVQVSALRGEYIDVNAGRVTIGTLGAEWLTGRAHTKPSGERSVESAWRVHVEPRWGQVQVVKVRTTDIRVWIAELSDRVGPDSVARIHGILSGILEGAVADRRIGSNPARGVKLPRRGTAKSNEFLTHAQVALFANEAKQHAIEVYILAYTGLRWSELAGLLRRHIDLRRGRVSVERIAVFVGKTVHIGDPKDYERRTVPLPAFVVTMLAEHCRGMQPDDIVFPAGQGGYAKPPGHNTWWDGAVQRCIKRTTKARAEEAAQSEHGEATTPPFPRVTPHDLRHTAASLAISAGAHVKAVQRMLGHSSATLTLDTYADLFPDDLDSVAVALDRAATFSA; encoded by the coding sequence GTGGCAACGATTGAGCGATACGAACTCAAACGCGGCCCCGCACGAGACCGTGGCCGGTACATGGTGAGGTACCGCCGTCCGAGCGGCGTCCAGACGACGAAACGTGGGTTTCGAACACGAAGGGAAGCGGAATCCTACCTCGCCACCGTCCAGGTCAGCGCACTTCGCGGCGAGTACATCGATGTCAACGCCGGCAGGGTCACAATCGGCACGCTCGGCGCGGAGTGGCTCACGGGTCGCGCCCACACCAAACCGTCTGGCGAGCGCTCAGTCGAATCGGCTTGGCGGGTCCACGTCGAACCACGTTGGGGCCAGGTTCAAGTCGTAAAGGTCCGTACCACCGACATTCGAGTGTGGATCGCCGAACTGTCCGACAGGGTGGGCCCTGACTCAGTCGCACGGATCCACGGCATACTGTCCGGCATCTTGGAAGGGGCAGTGGCAGATAGGCGAATCGGGTCGAATCCCGCCCGCGGCGTGAAGCTGCCCCGCCGAGGTACCGCGAAGAGCAACGAATTTCTCACTCACGCGCAAGTCGCACTGTTCGCCAACGAGGCCAAGCAGCATGCGATTGAGGTCTATATCCTCGCTTACACGGGGTTGCGCTGGTCCGAGCTCGCGGGCCTCTTGCGTCGCCATATAGACCTCCGACGCGGCAGAGTGTCGGTTGAGAGGATCGCCGTGTTCGTGGGTAAGACCGTGCACATCGGCGATCCAAAGGACTACGAGCGTCGAACGGTTCCCCTACCCGCGTTCGTCGTCACGATGCTCGCCGAGCACTGCCGAGGGATGCAGCCCGACGACATCGTATTTCCCGCAGGTCAGGGCGGCTATGCCAAGCCGCCAGGGCATAACACCTGGTGGGACGGCGCTGTGCAGCGGTGCATCAAGAGGACCACGAAGGCCCGGGCGGAGGAAGCTGCGCAGAGCGAACACGGAGAGGCGACGACGCCACCTTTCCCTCGTGTGACACCGCACGACCTGCGACACACTGCAGCCTCGTTGGCCATCTCCGCGGGCGCGCATGTCAAGGCTGTTCAGAGAATGCTGGGCCACAGCTCTGCCACGCTCACTCTCGACACCTACGCGGATCTCTTCCCCGACGACCTCGACAGCGTCGCTGTCGCACTGGATCGCGCAGCCACCTTCTCCGCGTAA
- a CDS encoding DUF7373 family lipoprotein — protein MLYSPGQGGTDSTWVAEGNRMLEMLVQPSDADPTLIEAVKDHDATPSVQSVTDDSMPKDAHFVAYKAKVSVALTRADRTDSPSTEVRVGAARYASDEHTTEAITAAQNDFRAANRAAIPNLTNGIAVETEPGVIDVLFRRGEIILTVHVKSPTTQKSTQLAADLYARQSVAASRFKPTPSESVPKIPLDRDGVLARALWSRGELSDRDQRIIGILTLPAFERRVGNNPLVPLLREAGADLVGWNLGIVIRMRDDAAALRFIEQGRASSKRKRVEGVLHTNDSVVCTQGDRADDISCAMVVGRYYANVSASDAVVVRQMAAAQWAILTQNP, from the coding sequence ATGCTCTACTCGCCAGGGCAGGGAGGCACAGACTCGACCTGGGTTGCCGAGGGCAACAGGATGCTGGAGATGCTGGTACAGCCATCGGACGCAGACCCGACCTTGATCGAAGCCGTCAAGGACCATGACGCAACACCGAGCGTCCAATCCGTGACCGACGACTCGATGCCAAAGGACGCACACTTCGTCGCGTACAAGGCCAAGGTCAGCGTCGCACTCACACGCGCTGACCGCACGGATTCGCCCAGTACGGAGGTGCGAGTCGGTGCGGCCCGGTACGCATCCGACGAGCACACCACTGAGGCGATCACAGCAGCTCAAAACGACTTCCGGGCAGCGAACAGGGCCGCAATCCCAAACCTGACGAACGGGATTGCCGTCGAGACCGAACCAGGGGTCATCGACGTGCTGTTCCGACGCGGCGAGATCATCCTCACCGTCCACGTGAAGTCGCCGACGACCCAGAAGTCGACGCAGTTGGCCGCCGACCTATACGCGCGGCAGTCCGTGGCCGCATCGCGGTTCAAGCCGACCCCCAGCGAATCCGTCCCGAAGATCCCCCTTGACCGCGACGGGGTCCTCGCCCGCGCGCTCTGGTCCAGAGGGGAACTATCAGACCGCGACCAGCGCATCATCGGAATACTCACGCTGCCGGCATTCGAGCGTCGTGTGGGGAACAACCCCCTGGTCCCCCTGCTACGGGAGGCCGGGGCTGACCTCGTCGGCTGGAATCTCGGGATCGTCATCCGGATGAGGGACGACGCCGCTGCCCTTCGGTTCATCGAGCAAGGTCGCGCCTCCTCGAAGCGCAAACGCGTGGAGGGCGTGCTGCACACGAACGACAGCGTGGTGTGTACCCAAGGCGACCGGGCCGACGACATCTCGTGCGCAATGGTCGTCGGCCGCTACTACGCGAACGTGTCCGCATCCGACGCTGTCGTAGTGCGGCAGATGGCCGCCGCGCAATGGGCGATTCTCACCCAGAACCCGTAG
- a CDS encoding DUF7373 family lipoprotein, whose translation MAIYVIRMTDEAAAKVAVSDFRTEGKATEAIPDRADLAVRKMPPNDTFKYTRFTALTSVGPHLIIASPWGTDENKARSLIAKTVDAQRDLLAGFTSPGSSDLAGLPLDKDGIVSLTVVPDQGEAGFFDAVYGFHEQRTSRHRDDNPITAGKIFADTGMDLVGHGKNTVYRTRDYAAAQQFIDRVASEWLDKLPSARSFAVEGLPTAKCRSHTLWVGSDTPRYTCYIAVGRYISAFTDNQAARVRQVTSAAYLILKDAK comes from the coding sequence CTGGCGATCTACGTGATCCGCATGACCGACGAGGCGGCTGCCAAGGTCGCAGTCTCCGACTTCCGAACGGAAGGAAAGGCAACCGAGGCTATACCCGACCGGGCAGACCTCGCAGTACGGAAGATGCCGCCGAACGACACGTTCAAGTACACCCGGTTCACGGCACTCACGTCCGTCGGTCCCCACTTGATCATCGCGTCACCCTGGGGGACGGACGAGAACAAGGCCCGCAGCCTCATCGCCAAGACCGTCGACGCTCAGCGTGACCTACTCGCAGGGTTCACTTCCCCAGGGTCCAGTGACCTGGCAGGCCTGCCTCTCGACAAGGACGGGATCGTCAGCCTCACGGTCGTCCCAGACCAAGGGGAGGCCGGATTCTTCGACGCCGTCTACGGGTTCCACGAGCAACGCACGAGCCGGCACAGGGACGACAACCCGATCACCGCTGGCAAGATCTTCGCCGACACCGGGATGGATCTCGTCGGACACGGAAAGAACACCGTGTACCGCACGCGAGACTATGCAGCAGCGCAGCAGTTCATCGACCGTGTCGCGAGCGAATGGCTGGACAAGCTGCCCTCAGCACGCTCATTCGCAGTCGAGGGACTGCCTACCGCCAAATGCCGCAGCCACACGCTATGGGTCGGCTCCGACACCCCTCGCTACACCTGCTATATCGCAGTCGGCCGATACATTTCGGCGTTCACCGACAACCAAGCCGCACGAGTCCGCCAGGTGACCTCCGCGGCATACCTCATCTTGAAGGACGCGAAGTAG
- a CDS encoding head-tail adaptor protein — MIFHDTIDLMLGGGEDDDGNPLPTVAVPYRADVWPISAEDRQAFGQTTAVAAYRVVMPPLRAGHKVTTATKIQWDGLEYDVLGPPMVNKVNGRVRHLELLLKRGTG, encoded by the coding sequence ATGATCTTCCACGACACCATCGACCTCATGCTCGGCGGCGGTGAGGACGACGACGGGAACCCGCTGCCGACGGTGGCGGTGCCGTACCGCGCCGACGTGTGGCCCATCTCGGCGGAGGACCGGCAGGCGTTCGGGCAGACCACCGCGGTCGCCGCGTACCGCGTGGTGATGCCGCCGTTGCGCGCCGGCCACAAGGTCACCACCGCCACGAAGATCCAGTGGGACGGCCTGGAGTACGACGTGCTGGGCCCGCCGATGGTGAACAAGGTCAACGGCCGGGTCCGGCACCTCGAGCTACTGCTGAAACGAGGCACCGGCTAA
- a CDS encoding sigma factor-like helix-turn-helix DNA-binding protein — MTAEQEQALRDAGSFVESMPLVMERASTKTVLIYLDIVRTSLTTKEAGDRLGVSEGRIRQRAGDRTLFSISHNHRRLFPAFQFTEDGELPGWAHVAPHIPEGTQAVAAVRFMTWKHVDLHLHGDPMSPVEWLSTGRSPSELADLVDDTFAPVDM, encoded by the coding sequence ATGACCGCGGAGCAGGAGCAGGCTCTGCGCGATGCCGGGTCGTTCGTCGAGTCGATGCCGCTCGTGATGGAGCGCGCCTCTACGAAGACGGTCCTCATCTACCTCGACATCGTCCGAACCAGCCTCACCACGAAGGAAGCAGGGGACCGTCTAGGTGTCTCGGAGGGTCGCATTCGCCAGCGAGCGGGAGATCGCACCCTGTTCTCGATCAGTCACAACCACCGCAGGCTATTCCCCGCGTTCCAGTTCACGGAGGACGGCGAACTCCCGGGGTGGGCCCACGTAGCCCCGCACATCCCCGAGGGAACCCAGGCCGTTGCCGCTGTTCGCTTCATGACGTGGAAGCACGTGGACCTGCATCTGCATGGCGATCCGATGTCTCCGGTCGAGTGGCTGAGTACCGGACGGTCGCCGTCCGAGCTGGCGGACCTTGTCGACGACACCTTCGCTCCGGTGGACATGTAG
- a CDS encoding DUF7373 family lipoprotein gives MTRRVLIAIGLALSVALAGCSAGVPGTPVADPSAGVRLDTGNFPTTPRVVGPRRADDARVQGSNALLDYLVSPAELDARFDEGAYVPIPVLPDAAMMPLSLGTRMMSAFWGHVGAVNTAQKIKGESATTLEQQMNTVVVRFANPAAAAAALDTLRSRFASATGAGAPLVKYPAAFEGGTPEKIGGSPMFWVQHKEYLAGAGFVNVQNRETVERLATAYFDQQLPRLDQVPFSANATANYPDADRDGIMRRTRLANANPNGVYYSTGWMTSHAWAMATSGSWKQKTDLYRRAGIDLVGHSANTIFRATEPEGAQLFKRLDQEAPKLAGEREEAAAPGVPGSWCISALTDANGAERRYYACSVVDGRYIAVDDASTLAAAQQGVAASYLVLKATK, from the coding sequence ATGACACGGCGGGTACTCATCGCGATCGGCCTGGCGCTGTCGGTGGCGCTTGCAGGCTGCTCGGCCGGCGTCCCTGGTACGCCAGTCGCTGACCCTAGCGCGGGGGTGAGACTCGATACCGGCAACTTCCCGACGACGCCGCGCGTTGTTGGCCCCAGACGTGCCGACGACGCGCGTGTGCAAGGAAGCAACGCGCTCTTGGACTACCTGGTGTCCCCTGCCGAGTTAGACGCTCGGTTCGATGAAGGTGCGTACGTTCCGATCCCGGTGTTGCCGGACGCCGCGATGATGCCGCTGTCACTCGGGACCCGGATGATGAGCGCCTTCTGGGGGCACGTCGGTGCCGTCAACACCGCCCAGAAGATCAAGGGTGAGAGCGCGACGACGCTTGAGCAGCAGATGAACACAGTCGTCGTACGGTTCGCGAATCCGGCGGCAGCTGCGGCGGCGCTGGACACTCTGCGCTCACGATTCGCTTCGGCCACCGGTGCGGGGGCACCGCTGGTGAAGTATCCGGCGGCGTTCGAGGGTGGCACGCCGGAGAAGATCGGTGGATCGCCGATGTTCTGGGTGCAGCACAAGGAGTACCTGGCGGGAGCCGGGTTCGTCAACGTTCAGAATCGCGAGACCGTTGAGCGCCTTGCGACCGCGTACTTCGACCAACAACTCCCCCGACTTGACCAGGTCCCGTTCTCCGCGAACGCGACCGCCAACTACCCCGATGCGGATCGTGACGGGATCATGCGACGGACGCGGTTGGCGAACGCCAACCCGAACGGGGTGTACTACTCCACCGGCTGGATGACATCCCATGCCTGGGCGATGGCGACATCGGGAAGCTGGAAGCAGAAGACCGACCTGTACCGACGAGCCGGGATCGACCTGGTCGGGCACAGCGCGAACACGATCTTTCGCGCCACTGAGCCCGAAGGGGCGCAACTGTTCAAGCGCCTCGACCAAGAGGCACCCAAGTTGGCGGGTGAGCGCGAGGAGGCGGCAGCGCCTGGGGTGCCCGGCTCGTGGTGCATTTCGGCACTCACCGACGCGAACGGTGCGGAGCGCCGCTACTACGCGTGCTCGGTAGTCGACGGGCGATACATCGCGGTCGATGACGCCTCGACGTTGGCTGCCGCACAGCAGGGCGTCGCTGCCTCCTACCTCGTCCTCAAAGCCACCAAGTGA
- a CDS encoding DUF2637 domain-containing protein, producing MTHTSTVRRYLWALLIVGTAASVAANVAHAHPGIGPRIMAVAAPIALLAFTHLVGLWGRIRTSGVTYWAILVTVALIAIGAARVSFAAVRDLAESYGYGPLDAALIPLMLDGGLATTALALVVLGRIEAETIQPAAHQLIDDHQVTTGPGHPITESIIVDQTVDLPLIGAGHEGDQPRAGELDPVIIEPHSEVPVCLVEPGADQPDDRTDPRGDHWALAELIAATGRTNQPINVITAVLAARADGKGQKAAGLAAGVAQGTVRTIEKLREEVAA from the coding sequence ATGACGCACACGAGCACAGTCCGCCGATACCTCTGGGCGCTCCTGATCGTCGGCACCGCCGCGTCGGTAGCGGCGAACGTGGCCCACGCGCACCCGGGGATCGGGCCGCGGATCATGGCAGTCGCCGCGCCGATTGCCCTCCTCGCCTTCACCCACCTGGTCGGCTTGTGGGGTCGGATCCGCACCAGCGGTGTCACGTACTGGGCGATCCTCGTGACCGTCGCGCTGATCGCCATCGGGGCTGCGCGTGTCTCGTTCGCGGCGGTGCGAGACCTCGCGGAGAGCTACGGGTACGGGCCACTCGACGCCGCCCTGATCCCCTTGATGCTCGATGGTGGGCTGGCTACGACCGCGCTGGCACTCGTGGTCCTGGGTCGCATCGAGGCGGAGACTATCCAGCCTGCCGCTCACCAACTGATCGATGATCATCAGGTGACTACCGGGCCTGGTCACCCGATCACCGAGTCGATCATTGTTGATCAGACGGTTGATCTGCCGCTGATCGGAGCAGGTCACGAGGGTGATCAGCCGCGGGCCGGCGAGCTGGACCCGGTGATCATCGAGCCCCACTCCGAAGTTCCCGTGTGCCTGGTAGAGCCCGGCGCTGATCAGCCTGATGATCGAACTGATCCCCGCGGTGATCACTGGGCGCTGGCCGAGTTGATCGCTGCGACTGGGCGCACCAACCAGCCGATCAATGTGATCACCGCGGTTCTCGCCGCGCGAGCCGATGGCAAGGGGCAGAAGGCCGCAGGGCTCGCCGCCGGGGTCGCCCAGGGGACCGTTAGGACCATCGAGAAGCTCCGGGAAGAGGTGGCCGCGTGA
- the istA gene encoding IS21 family transposase has product MGSKVELFAQIRRDARVEGMSIRALARKHGVHRRTVRQALSSAEPPPRKTPERSSPRLDRFKAAIDEMLRSDLDAPRKQRHTATRIRERLAIEHDAVELSYSTVRDYVRVRRAQIEVEAGRRTEVFIAQDHAPGAEAEVDFGEVWVILGGVKTKCHMFVYRLSHSGKAIHRVYPTGGQEAFLEGHVEAFRELGGVPTRHIRYDNLTSAVVAVLQGGDRRRQENPRWTLFHSHYGFDPFYCQPGIAGAHEKGGVEGEVGWFRRNRLTPMPQVESLDELNEQIKAWEDRDEGRRIDGRLRTIGQDYEHDRAALAPLPVEDFDPGLILTPRVDRSAMITVRMVKYSVPAHLIGRRVRVSLQASQLLVYDGRTLVARHPRVAGRGTAKIDLDHYLEVLKFKPGALPGSTALAQARAAGVFTASHDAFWAAARRVNGDTDGTSELIDVLLLHRSLPAAAVIAGIDAALRVGAVSAEVVAVEARRAEARLLAHASVAADQTGGANAGRHLDRHAERREQRVVSLTQRRLADPAAVIAGLPPDRRPLPSVTAYDRLLPQHRRRTASDALPASLDPPPIESLDPPPIERPTRL; this is encoded by the coding sequence ATGGGATCGAAGGTGGAGCTGTTCGCGCAGATCCGGCGGGACGCCCGGGTCGAGGGCATGAGTATCCGGGCGTTGGCTCGCAAGCATGGCGTGCACCGGAGGACGGTGCGGCAGGCGTTGTCATCGGCGGAGCCGCCGCCGCGGAAGACGCCGGAGCGGTCGTCGCCGCGGTTGGACCGGTTCAAGGCGGCGATTGATGAGATGTTGCGGTCGGATCTGGATGCTCCGCGTAAGCAGCGGCACACCGCGACGCGGATCCGGGAACGCCTGGCGATCGAGCACGATGCGGTCGAGTTGTCGTATTCGACGGTGCGGGACTACGTGCGGGTCCGGCGGGCGCAGATCGAGGTGGAGGCCGGCCGCCGGACGGAGGTGTTCATCGCCCAGGACCACGCCCCGGGCGCGGAGGCGGAGGTCGACTTCGGCGAGGTCTGGGTGATCCTGGGCGGGGTGAAGACCAAGTGCCACATGTTCGTCTACCGGCTCTCGCACTCGGGCAAGGCCATTCACCGGGTCTATCCGACCGGCGGGCAGGAAGCGTTCCTCGAAGGGCACGTCGAGGCGTTCCGCGAGCTCGGCGGGGTCCCGACCCGGCATATCCGCTACGACAATCTCACCTCGGCGGTGGTCGCGGTCCTGCAGGGCGGAGACCGGCGGCGACAGGAGAACCCGCGGTGGACGTTGTTTCACTCGCACTACGGATTCGATCCGTTCTACTGCCAGCCCGGCATCGCCGGGGCGCACGAGAAGGGCGGCGTTGAAGGCGAGGTCGGATGGTTCCGCCGCAACCGGCTGACCCCAATGCCGCAGGTCGAGTCCCTCGATGAGCTCAACGAGCAGATCAAAGCCTGGGAGGACCGCGACGAGGGCCGCCGGATCGACGGACGACTGCGCACCATCGGCCAGGACTACGAGCACGACCGAGCAGCGCTCGCGCCGCTGCCGGTGGAGGATTTCGACCCGGGCCTGATCCTCACACCACGGGTCGATCGGTCGGCGATGATCACCGTTCGGATGGTGAAGTATTCGGTGCCGGCGCACCTGATCGGCCGCCGAGTCCGCGTCTCACTACAAGCCTCCCAGCTGCTGGTCTACGACGGCCGGACCCTGGTCGCGCGGCATCCACGGGTCGCCGGCCGCGGCACCGCGAAGATCGACCTCGACCACTACCTCGAGGTGCTCAAGTTCAAACCCGGTGCCCTGCCGGGATCAACGGCGTTGGCGCAGGCCCGCGCTGCCGGGGTGTTCACCGCCAGCCATGATGCGTTCTGGGCCGCCGCCCGACGAGTCAACGGCGACACCGACGGCACCAGCGAGCTGATCGACGTCCTGCTGCTGCACCGCAGCCTGCCCGCCGCGGCGGTGATCGCCGGCATCGATGCTGCATTGCGGGTCGGGGCGGTGAGCGCCGAGGTCGTCGCCGTTGAGGCTCGCCGCGCCGAAGCCCGCCTGCTCGCGCACGCCTCGGTCGCTGCCGACCAGACAGGTGGGGCCAACGCTGGCCGTCATCTCGATCGCCATGCCGAACGACGCGAGCAACGAGTTGTCAGCCTCACCCAACGACGGCTCGCAGACCCCGCGGCGGTGATCGCCGGCCTGCCACCCGACCGGCGACCGCTGCCCAGCGTTACGGCCTACGACCGCCTGCTCCCGCAGCACCGGCGACGCACTGCCTCCGACGCGCTACCTGCGTCGCTGGACCCACCACCGATTGAGTCGCTGGACCCACCACCGATTGAAAGGCCCACCCGGCTATGA